In Aegilops tauschii subsp. strangulata cultivar AL8/78 chromosome 3, Aet v6.0, whole genome shotgun sequence, one genomic interval encodes:
- the LOC109777976 gene encoding peptide-N4-(N-acetyl-beta-glucosaminyl)asparagine amidase A, which translates to MPTSSAPRLFLLCFFALLSHSHFSAARPHHLRLSAEDVATVEAALPARHLAKAKTTFFEVNRPLHPPRGSSGPCSTLLLSQSFALTLNKPPVTAAYSPPSCLSGAEDVSLAVLEWRADCHGVQYDRIFGVWLGGAELLRGSTAEPRPGGVTWSVHKDVTKYASLLAAGNSTLAVYLGNLIDDTYNGVYYANLTLHLYFRGKAQLTSEASTPAHLIVPVSRSLPLDDGLWFVVQNKTDVESTRVAVPANAYRAVLEVYVSSHYSDEFWYMNTPDQNGPFREVTVLLDGDVVGAVWPFPVIYTGGINPLIWRPITSIGSFNLPTYDIELTPFLGKLLDGKEHEVGFAVTNAQNSWYVNGNLHLWLDPKSSTTTGGLISYDAPKLSGSITSHSVDGIDGEYRATASRNISATGWVSSSRGNITTTFAQRLSFANSNVVSNKGSSQVINQTTDAHADVGGGAYAQQVHQSFPLYIFQGGDGSGTSSQRLKRRVEIGFVESRAGAGGAGTSTLRNEQVAEAEVVLRDDQVAGASWRMHQVYNYGASNGGCYLRNVTSVGYDVLFDHDVASCAGTRRR; encoded by the coding sequence ATGCCTACCTCCTCTGCTCCCCGcctcttcctcctctgcttcttcGCTCTGCTCTCCCACTCCCACTTCTCCGCCGCTAGGCCGCACCACCTCCGCCTCTCGGCCGAGGACGTCGCCACGGTCGAGGCGGCGCTGCCGGCTCGCCAcctcgccaaggccaagaccacctTCTTCGAGGTCAACCGGCCGCTGCACCCGCCGCGGGGGAGCTCGGGACCCTGCTCCACGCTCCTCCTCTCCCAGTCCTTCGCGCTCACCCTCAACAAGCCGCCGGTCACCGCCGCCTACTCGCCGCCCTCCTGCCTGAGCGGCGCGGAGGACGTCTCCCTCGCCGTCCTCGAGTGGCGCGCCGACTGCCACGGCGTCCAGTACGACCGCATCTTTGGCGTCTGGCTCGGCGGGGCGGAGCTCCTCCGCGGCAGCACCGCCGAGCCGCGCCCGGGCGGCGTCACGTGGTCCGTGCACAAGGACGTCACCAAGTACGCCTCCCTCCTCGCGGCCGGCAACTCCACGCTCGCGGTCTACCTCGGCAACCTCATCGACGACACCTACAACGGCGTCTACTACGCGAACCTCACGCTTCACCTCTACTTCCGGGGCAAGGCCCAGCTGACGTCGGAAGCGTCGACGCCCGCCCACCTGATCGTCCCCGTCTCGAGAAGCCTCCCTCTCGACGATGGGCTTTGGTTCGTGGTCCAGAACAAGACCGACGTCGAGTCCACGCGCGTCGCCGTGCCGGCCAACGCTTACCGCGCGGTGCTCGAGGTCTACGTCTCGTCCCACTACTCCGACGAGTTCTGGTACATGAACACGCCGGACCAGAACGGGCCGTTCCGCGAGGTCACTGTCCTGCTCGACGGCGACGTCGTCGGTGCCGTGTGGCCGTTCCCGGTGATCTACACCGGCGGCATCAACCCCCTCATCTGGCGCCCAATCACCAGCATTGGCTCGTTCAATCTGCCCACCTACGACATCGAGCTCACGCCGTTCTTGGGGAAGCTGCTGGACGGCAAGGAGCACGAGGTCGGGTTCGCGGTGACCAACGCGCAGAACTCGTGGTACGTGAACGGCAACCTCCACCTCTGGCTCGACCCCAAGAGCTCCACGACCACCGGCGGCCTCATCTCCTACGACGCGCCGAAGCTGTCGGGGAGCATCACATCGCACTCCGTGGACGGCATCGACGGGGAGTACCGCGCGACGGCGAGCCGCAACATCTCGGCCACGGGGTGGGTAAGCTCGTCGCGCGGCAACATCACCACCACGTTCGCCCAGCGGCTCAGCTTCGCGAACTCGAACGTGGTGAGCAACAAGGGCAGCTCGCAGGTGATCAACCAGACCACCGACGCTCACGCCGACGTCGGCGGCGGCGCGTACGCGCAGCAGGTGCACCAGAGCTTCCCGCTCTACATCTTCCAgggcggcgacggcagcggcaCCTCCTCGCAGCGGCTGAAGCGGCGCGTGGAGATCGGGTTCGTGGAGTCCCGCGCGGGCGCCGGCGGGGCGGGGACGAGCACGCTGCGCAACGAGCAGGtggcggaggcggaggtggtgctCCGGGACGACCAGGTGGCCGGCGCGTCGTGGCGGATGCACCAGGTGTACAACTACGGCGCCAGCAACGGCGGCTGCTACTTGAGGAACGTGACCAGCGTCGGCTACGACGTGCTTTTCGACCATGACGTGGCGTCGTGCGCCGGGACGCGCCGACGTTGA